The sequence below is a genomic window from Acropora palmata chromosome 5, jaAcrPala1.3, whole genome shotgun sequence.
CAAAGGAGTTTTTTGTGCCTGATGAGGGATGTACCCATGACTCTATAAGCTCAGTCGTGGATCAGGTGAAAGGGGTAAAATGCGCATGTTGAAGGTGGAGAAATTTTCCtcagcataaaaaaaataattgaggTTAGGAGTACTTTAGGGATGCAGGATTGATCAAAATTTCGAACAGTTCTCTTTTACGCATCCAAAAATTAGTTGTCATGATTGTCAGCAGGGCTCGAAAGTAAGAAAAGTTGTGGTTCGCATTTTTTAGTGGCAAAGTTTTCGtcacaaaatgcaaaaacttAGTTGccagtttttgcttttaactggaattttatttatttgtgtcGCGATTTTGTGACTAACATGACTTTTGTAGttgcaaaactgaaaaaaaaattctcagtCGCATTTGCTACTTTATTGGCCgcaatttcgagccctgcaAAAGCATTCCGTACTGATATCTACCAAAGGACTCAACATCTCCAGCAATTGATTTTCAACGCACATTGTTCGGACGTTTATTATAACTCATTGTGTGTggttaaaactgaaataaatagaAACAGAACAAGCATAAACAAAGCGAAAATATCGGAAACAAAACCcgtgaaagaaacaaacttaCATTTGTAATGCGATGCTGGCTTCAAAAGGCTGAGATGACATTAGTTGTACTAAAATCCTTCGATTACTACTGAACTTCGGTCCGCCCTGCGAGcactaatagaaaaaaaacccaaagcGTCGCTTGTACAAGctatttgaataaattactgCACGCTACACGATACCAACACGCTACACGATACAAAACTAAATATACACCTTAATTGAACGAACACACAATAACACCGTTAGGAGGCGTTGCGATCTTACACCGGCCCCTAAGTGTCGATTCAAGGGAGACacttataaattataatactAGATCGCATATCGTTCATTTAAATCAATCTTATGTTTATGATGTCCACTGATGTTCATTAATTAATGCGGCGAGGCTAAGCTGTAATTTAATTAAACACTCTTAATGTTCCATTTATTGAGATTTATCCTTTTCAACAAGGAAAGGAGACAGAGCTTGTCGATTGGTCTCTCAAGAACTGTTGACTTGACAACTACTTTGGGGCGTCGGACAAACCCTTTCTTATCGGGAAGGACTTCTACGATTCTTCCAAGGGGCCACGAATTACGATGCGAATTCTCCACAGAAACAAGGACGACATCTCCAACGGCTAAATTTCTCCGTGGTCGTAACCATTTTTGTCTGCCTTGGAGTAACGGCAGCTACTCCTTTGACCATCTTTTCCAAAAGATATCTGCCAAATATTGCACTTGCCTACATCTACGGCGTGACAGCTGATCCTCTCTTCTAAACAGCCCTGGTGGCATCGGTGATTCCGAACGCAAAAGCAGCAAATGGTTGGGCATCAAAGGCTCCTGATCTTGGGGATCACTAGAGACTGTCGTAATTGGACGTCCATTCATAATGCTCTCCACCTCGCACAGTAAAGTAACCAGGCCTTCGTCGTCGGTAGTCTGCTCTCGGAGCAGTGCCTGAAGTATCTTTCGAGTCGTACGAATACAACGCTCCCAAACACCTCCGTAGTGCGAGCCATAAGGGGGATTGAAGGACCACttgatatttctttgcaagagGTTTTCGTGGATTTTCTCTTGATTCCAGGCGTTGATGGATTCACGGAGCTCTTTCTCACCGCTTGAAAAGTTAGTGCCATTGTCTGAACGGATCTCTTTGACCTGGCCTCTTCTTGCTATGAACCTTCTCAGTGCCAACAGAAAGGAATCGGTGTCCAAACTGTGCGCGACTTCAATGTGCACTGCGCGAACGGCCAAACACGTGAAAATCACTCCGTATCTTTTTACAAGACTTCGTCCACGTTTTACTTGAAATGGGCCAAAATAGTCGACACCAACTGATGTAAAGGGCGGCTGATCTGGGGTAAGACGATCCACAGGCAGGTCAGCCATTTTCTGCTTGCAGACTGGGCGTTGGCGACGCCGACAGCTTACACACTTTGATAGGACTCTACGAACTGCAGAGCTTGCCTTGACGATCCAAATTTTTTTGCGCAAGAGACTTAGCACGTACTCTCTTCCAGAGTGCCCAGATATCAGGTCACAATGCTCAATTATTAAGGTGGATACATGATCACTCTTTGGTAGGATGATCTGATGCTTGGAATCAAAAGATGCTGGGGCTAGATCAAGTCTCCCACCAACACGTAGTAGACCATCGACAAGGACTTGATCTAGACTCCGAAGACCACTAGTTTTCTTAACATGCGCAACATCAACTCCGGCCTTTGTAAGTGATTGGAGCTCTTCAGAGAAATAATGCAACTGGACACACTTTAGTATCTGTAATTCTGCTGCCTTCatttcttccatgttgatGCGCCGACAAGGACTATTTGGGGAGGATACTGCTAACTTCCTGCGTGTACTTGCCAATCGCAAATTCTCACGATACTGTAGAAACCAGGCAACTGATTTCTTGAGGCGATGCCAGGACGACGTTCTTCGAAAATACTCCACTACGGGACAAAAGGACACAGCCACCACAGTCGCGTGGACATTAACGTCCACCTTCACTTCAGGATCTGCGTCAGAAATACTGTCCAGTGACAAAGGATCCTGCCGCCACCACTCTCTTTGCTCCCAGAGGAACGCCGGCCCCTTTATCCAGCGGTCAGAACTAAGAAGAGCTTCCGCAGATAACCCCCTAGAGAGGTCATCAGCTGGATTCAAGTCTCCACCTACATGCCTCCATTGATCTGGATCCGAACCATCTCGAATGATTGCAATACGATTAGCCACGAATGTGTGGAACCACTTGGTTTCGTTCCTGATGTAGCGTAACACTGATGTACTGTCCGTCCAGAAAACAGATTTCTCGGCTAGTGGCAAGTCCAGCTCTCTCTTCAGAACTTTATCCAGCTGCACGGAGATTACTGCGGCTGAGAGCTCCAAACGAGGAATTGTGACTTGTTTGAGAGGTACGAGATGCAATTCATCCTTTTGGAGATCCAGCTTCTTGATTTCCTGCACACGCTCTGACTCAGGAATACTCTCTAGAACTTCACGGCTGTTGCTGATCCACTTTGTCAGTCGAAAACCACCTCGCTGCAGCAGGCTGCGCAATTCATCGACATGAGAAACAGCATCTTCAACTGAAGGCAGAGACTTTAGACAGTCGTCCACGTAAAAGTTCCGTCTGACTGTATTTATGGCATCAGCGGAGAAATCCTTAGCATTGTCCTCGGCTGTTTTGCGGACAGCAAAATTTGAACAGGTTGGGGAGGACACAGTGCCAAACAGATGGACGGTCATCTGGTATTCTTCTACTGTGCAAGACAATTTCCCATCCGGCCACCATAGAAAGCGAAGGAAAGAGCAGTCGGGATCTGGAACTCTAACCTGGTGGACACCCAGGAGGGAATTTGTGAGATCAGGACCTTTCAACAGCAGATCATTAAGACATTTTCCTTGGTACTTTGCAGAACAGTTGAGGCCTACACGTATTTTTCCGGGTTTGTGTGGATGGTAAACCCCATGGTGTGGGATGAACCATGTCTTGCCTTGATAACCTGATTCCCTTTGGTGTGGGGGAACTTTCCGTGCGTATCCCTTTGCGACAATTTCTTCAACAAAAGCTTTGTACTCATCAAGCAATCTTGGATTCTTCTCCAACAATTTCTTCAACCAGGATGCACGCTGTTCGGCCTGGATACGATTGTTTGGAACTGAAAACTGTCGATCTTTGAATGGTAGGGGGATCTCGTAGTGGCCATCCTTCAACAACGTAGACCCCTCCACGCTTGCCATGAAACGACCCTCATCTTGGGAGAACTCAGTTCTATTGTCGGCAACTGACTCATTGAAGTCAAGGTTGTAAAAGTCCTCGACCATCCGCTGCAATTCAGTATCAGCCTTTACAAAGAAGCTTGTTGCGTGTGAACCCTGGTGATAGCGCCCCAACGGGCCGTTAACTACCCAGCTGATGCGAGTTCTCAAAGCATATGGACCCCCATGCTCACTGTTTTTGACTTCGAGCGGGTCAAGGGCCTCTGGGACGTCACTTGCGATCAACAGGCCAATCTCCCCACTGACGTTAGGCAAGTAAACTCCGTTCAGATGGGGCCACAGATCAGCATCTTCTTGGGTTGGTATATCATCTTTTGTGACTGGTATCTCGGTTCTGGTGTAAAGGACTGGTAACGATATGAAGTTGTTTTCGTCCACGTCGGAGATAACAAGGTCTTGAACAAGAAAACTGTCAACAAGCCTGCCTTTCTTTTCTAGTGTCGTCAAGGAAATCCTTGTCTTGAGACCCTCGATTCCAAGTTGCTTCATCAGCGATTCGGTGCAGAATGTAGAACTGCTGCCGTTATCCAAGAAAGCGTATGTAACAATTGCATCGTCGCTGCTTTTGCGTTTAACTTTCACTGGTACAATAGCCATGCCTGTCCTCGGCCGTCCGGCCCCAGTAACGCTACACGAGTTATCAATGGTGCTGACCATGCCGTTATGAACCTGAGTTGCACTGCAGCTAGCATTGTCCGCCCTATCTGTGCTGGTTTCGCCATTCAGTCTTTCACGAGGCTGAGTGTGAAGCACTGTGGGATGTTCTTTGGACAATTGGTGAACTTGCACGATTTCCGTTGAGGGCAGTCCTTTACAATATGTTTGTCGGACAAACATCCAAAACAAAGACTTTTTGACGCTATAAACTGAATACGCTCCTGGTAAGGGCGGCTCCTGAGCGATCTGCAATCCTCAAGGGCGTGGTTAAGGTTGCAAAAGCAGCAGGAGTTGCTGACAGGCGCAATGGAAGGCGCATATTGAGAAGTGTAAATGCTAATAATGCTTCTATTCACTTCTGTGTCAAGGCCATGGTCAGTATTC
It includes:
- the LOC141882335 gene encoding uncharacterized protein LOC141882335, whose translation is MVSTIDNSCSVTGAGRPRTGMAIVPVKVKRKSSDDAIVTYAFLDNGSSSTFCTESLMKQLGIEGLKTRISLTTLEKKGRLVDSFLVQDLVISDVDENNFISLPVLYTRTEIPVTKDDIPTQEDADLWPHLNGVYLPNVSGEIGLLIASDVPEALDPLEVKNSEHGGPYALRTRISWVVNGPLGRYHQGSHATSFFVKADTELQRMVEDFYNLDFNESVADNRTEFSQDEGRFMASVEGSTLLKDGHYEIPLPFKDRQFSVPNNRIQAEQRASWLKKLLEKNPRLLDEYKAFVEEIVAKGYARKVPPHQRESGYQGKTWFIPHHGVYHPHKPGKIRVGLNCSAKYQGKCLNDLLLKGPDLTNSLLGVHQVRVPDPDCSFLRFLWWPDGKLSCTVEEYQMTVHLFGTVSSPTCSNFAVRKTAEDNAKDFSADAINTVRRNFYVDDCLKSLPSVEDAVSHVDELRSLLQRGGFRLTKWISNSREVLESIPESERVQEIKKLDLQKDELHLVPLKQVTIPRLELSAAVISVQLDKVLKRELDLPLAEKSVFWTDSTSVLRYIRNETKWFHTFVANRIAIIRDGSDPDQWRHVGGDLNPADDLSRGLSAEALLSSDRWIKGPAFLWEQREWWRQDPLSLDSISDADPEVKVDVNVHATVVAVSFCPVVEYFRRTSSWHRLKKSVAWFLQYRENLRLASTRRKLAVSSPNSPCRRINMEEMKAAELQILKCVQLHYFSEELQSLTKAGVDVAHVKKTSGLRSLDQVLVDGLLRVGGRLDLAPASFDSKHQIILPKSDHVSTLIIEHCDLISGHSGREYVLSLLRKKIWIVKASSAVRRVLSKCVSCRRRQRPVCKQKMADLPVDRLTPDQPPFTSVGVDYFGPFQVKRGRSLVKRYGVIFTCLAVRAVHIEVAHSLDTDSFLLALRRFIARRGQVKEIRSDNGTNFSSGEKELRESINAWNQEKIHENLLQRNIKWSFNPPYGSHYGGVWERCIRTTRKILQALLREQTTDDEGLVTLLCEVESIMNGRPITTVSSDPQDQEPLMPNHLLLLRSESPMPPGLFRREDQLSRRRCRQVQYLADIFWKRWSKE